In the genome of Fundulus heteroclitus isolate FHET01 unplaced genomic scaffold, MU-UCD_Fhet_4.1 scaffold_36, whole genome shotgun sequence, one region contains:
- the bub1ba gene encoding mitotic checkpoint serine/threonine-protein kinase BUB1 beta isoform X2 produces the protein MEQQAGPSVCSQSGDQSKVVSLGAGLNNESSAIQLRQHCTVELMVEGQEMSLEEQRAKRYRQKGKEEKMKCQQEQQEQLRQELEEKERLLLLRKAQQVSHSDQLPAALPFKVFDESRSGSEEPAGSAAGPRSDGPPDDVFMRPGEKGLCLKLQLRRRHEQNHEQNHEQNHEQNHEQNQHADPLRRTSEDLWTEPDSDSPILSKMAEKLSPIQEMSVEAASLTSLGELDQNQERIDGRLSPPVDPCDPEVHRQLLEVCDITSSPDFHSHQRSLPAVEEGGLLDLGGDTFLIAGRHLDRGSFSIFKGFKQSAETTECVFMKVDSCSVPWDFYLFSRLRESLPSADGVPLVSCFLFVDGCITVYSPPAHHLFTDLTDCDAGDLCVGLKAISLLQLVLQLHSCSLLHAGLRPSVLASCHRGIEDWLFPVDWSSSLDLDLQKDVTSVQQLPSAQTYIRLGLLEPTDPPHVVDLVGVAETVYFLLTDTKMIPVKDGSGWTVEQYSGDGPCDIYTTTWRRFFRYLLNPGHRSSVSLLSDMKEELSSLYLEHQ, from the exons ATGGAGCAGCAGGCGGGACCATCGGTCTGCTCTCA GTCAGGTGATCAGAGCAAGGTGGTGAGcctgggggcggggcttaatAATGAGAGCAGTGCCATTCAGCTGCGTCAACACTGTACGGTGGAGCTGATGGTAGAAGGCCAGGAGATGAGCTTAGAGGAGCAGCGGGCAAAGAGATACCGGCAGAAGGGGAAGGAAG AGAAGATGAAAtgtcagcaggagcagcaggagcagctgcgccaggagctggaggagaaggaAAGGCTGCTCCTGCTCAGAAAGGCCCAACAG gtcAGTCACTCGGATCAACTTCCTGCAGCCCTTCCCTTCAAAGTGTTCGACGAGTCCCGGTCTGGTTCTGAAGAGCCCGCTGG CAGCGCCGCCGGGCCGCGCTCAGACGGGCCGCCGGACGACGTCTTCATGCGTCCCGGTGAGAAGGGGCTCTGCCTGAAGCTCCAGCTGCGTCGACGCCACGAGCAGAACCACGAGCAGAACCATGAGCAGAACCACGAGCAGAACCACGAGCAGAACCAGCATGCAG ATCCGCTGAGACGGACCTCAGAGGATCTCTGGACCGAGCCGGACTCTGACTCTCCAATCCTCTCCAAGATGGCAGAGAAGCTGAGCCCCATACAGGAGATGAGTGTGGAAGCTGCTTCCCTGACCTCGCTGggagaactggaccagaaccaggagcgGATCGACGGCCGTCTGTCACCAC CTGTAGATCCCTGCGACCCAGAGGTTCACAGACAGCTGTTGGAGGTCTGTGACATCACTTCCTCTCCAGACTTTCATTCACACCAGCGTTCCCTACCTGCTGTGGAGGAGGGCGGCCTTCTGGACCTCG GGGGCGACACATTCCTCATTGCAGGCAGACATTTGGACAGAGGCAGCTTCTCCATCTTTAAAGGGTTTAAACAAAGTGCAGAGACGACAGAGTGCGTCTTTATGAAG GTGGACAGCTGCTCGGTCCCCTGGGATTTCTACCTGTTCAGCCGCCTTAGGGAGAGCTTGCCATCTGCTGACGGAGTCCCTCTGGTCAGCTGCTTCCTGTTTGTAGACGGCTGCATCACAGTCTACAGCCCCCCCGCACACCACCTGTTCACG GATCTGACCGACTGCGACGCGGGTGACCTGTGTGTCGGTCTTAAAGCCATCAGCCTGTTGCAGCTGGTGCTGCAGCTGCACTCCTGCAGCCTGCTGCATGCGGGGCTGCGTCCCAGCGTTCTCGCCTCCTGCCACAG AGGGATCGAGGACTGGCTCTTCCCAGTCGACTGGTCTTCCTCACTGGATCTGGACCTTCAGAAAGACGTCACATCGGTCCAGCAGCTCCCGTCAGCGCAGACCTACATCAGGTTGGGTCTCCTGGAGCCCACTGACCCGCCACACGTG GTGGACCTGGTGGGCGTGGCTGAAACGGTCTACTTCCTCCTGACGGACACCAAGATGATCCCCGTGAAGGACGGCAGCGGCTGGACAGTAGAGCAGTACAGTGGAGACGGACCCTG CGACATCTACACCACGACTTGGAGGAGGTTTTTCCGTTATCTGCTGAACCCCGGACATCGCTCATCGGTTTCTCTCCTTTCAGACATGAAGGAGGAGCTTTCTTCACTCTATCTGGAACATCAGTAG
- the bub1ba gene encoding mitotic checkpoint serine/threonine-protein kinase BUB1 beta isoform X1 yields the protein MEQQAGPSVCSQSGDQSKVVSLGAGLNNESSAIQLRQHCTVELMVEGQEMSLEEQRAKRYRQKGKEGAFAACRTSHDASTDCEEKIKLSFSEKMKCQQEQQEQLRQELEEKERLLLLRKAQQVSHSDQLPAALPFKVFDESRSGSEEPAGSAAGPRSDGPPDDVFMRPGEKGLCLKLQLRRRHEQNHEQNHEQNHEQNHEQNQHADPLRRTSEDLWTEPDSDSPILSKMAEKLSPIQEMSVEAASLTSLGELDQNQERIDGRLSPPVDPCDPEVHRQLLEVCDITSSPDFHSHQRSLPAVEEGGLLDLGGDTFLIAGRHLDRGSFSIFKGFKQSAETTECVFMKVDSCSVPWDFYLFSRLRESLPSADGVPLVSCFLFVDGCITVYSPPAHHLFTDLTDCDAGDLCVGLKAISLLQLVLQLHSCSLLHAGLRPSVLASCHRGIEDWLFPVDWSSSLDLDLQKDVTSVQQLPSAQTYIRLGLLEPTDPPHVVDLVGVAETVYFLLTDTKMIPVKDGSGWTVEQYSGDGPCDIYTTTWRRFFRYLLNPGHRSSVSLLSDMKEELSSLYLEHQ from the exons ATGGAGCAGCAGGCGGGACCATCGGTCTGCTCTCA GTCAGGTGATCAGAGCAAGGTGGTGAGcctgggggcggggcttaatAATGAGAGCAGTGCCATTCAGCTGCGTCAACACTGTACGGTGGAGCTGATGGTAGAAGGCCAGGAGATGAGCTTAGAGGAGCAGCGGGCAAAGAGATACCGGCAGAAGGGGAAGGAAGGTGCGTTCGCTGCCTGCCGGACGTCTCACGATGCCTCCACTGACTGTGAGGAGAAAATAAAGCTATCGTTTTCAGAGAAGATGAAAtgtcagcaggagcagcaggagcagctgcgccaggagctggaggagaaggaAAGGCTGCTCCTGCTCAGAAAGGCCCAACAG gtcAGTCACTCGGATCAACTTCCTGCAGCCCTTCCCTTCAAAGTGTTCGACGAGTCCCGGTCTGGTTCTGAAGAGCCCGCTGG CAGCGCCGCCGGGCCGCGCTCAGACGGGCCGCCGGACGACGTCTTCATGCGTCCCGGTGAGAAGGGGCTCTGCCTGAAGCTCCAGCTGCGTCGACGCCACGAGCAGAACCACGAGCAGAACCATGAGCAGAACCACGAGCAGAACCACGAGCAGAACCAGCATGCAG ATCCGCTGAGACGGACCTCAGAGGATCTCTGGACCGAGCCGGACTCTGACTCTCCAATCCTCTCCAAGATGGCAGAGAAGCTGAGCCCCATACAGGAGATGAGTGTGGAAGCTGCTTCCCTGACCTCGCTGggagaactggaccagaaccaggagcgGATCGACGGCCGTCTGTCACCAC CTGTAGATCCCTGCGACCCAGAGGTTCACAGACAGCTGTTGGAGGTCTGTGACATCACTTCCTCTCCAGACTTTCATTCACACCAGCGTTCCCTACCTGCTGTGGAGGAGGGCGGCCTTCTGGACCTCG GGGGCGACACATTCCTCATTGCAGGCAGACATTTGGACAGAGGCAGCTTCTCCATCTTTAAAGGGTTTAAACAAAGTGCAGAGACGACAGAGTGCGTCTTTATGAAG GTGGACAGCTGCTCGGTCCCCTGGGATTTCTACCTGTTCAGCCGCCTTAGGGAGAGCTTGCCATCTGCTGACGGAGTCCCTCTGGTCAGCTGCTTCCTGTTTGTAGACGGCTGCATCACAGTCTACAGCCCCCCCGCACACCACCTGTTCACG GATCTGACCGACTGCGACGCGGGTGACCTGTGTGTCGGTCTTAAAGCCATCAGCCTGTTGCAGCTGGTGCTGCAGCTGCACTCCTGCAGCCTGCTGCATGCGGGGCTGCGTCCCAGCGTTCTCGCCTCCTGCCACAG AGGGATCGAGGACTGGCTCTTCCCAGTCGACTGGTCTTCCTCACTGGATCTGGACCTTCAGAAAGACGTCACATCGGTCCAGCAGCTCCCGTCAGCGCAGACCTACATCAGGTTGGGTCTCCTGGAGCCCACTGACCCGCCACACGTG GTGGACCTGGTGGGCGTGGCTGAAACGGTCTACTTCCTCCTGACGGACACCAAGATGATCCCCGTGAAGGACGGCAGCGGCTGGACAGTAGAGCAGTACAGTGGAGACGGACCCTG CGACATCTACACCACGACTTGGAGGAGGTTTTTCCGTTATCTGCTGAACCCCGGACATCGCTCATCGGTTTCTCTCCTTTCAGACATGAAGGAGGAGCTTTCTTCACTCTATCTGGAACATCAGTAG